The Candidatus Eisenbacteria bacterium DNA segment TCGGTCGTATGCCTGCGAGCGGTGGCGGTCGGACTTCCCGAATGTGAGAAGCGACGGGAGCACGCGCTGCCTCGGTTACCTCAGTCCCAATCCTGGAGCTTCTTCGCCGCCGTGCCGTACGGGCCGAGCTGGTAGACGGCCGCCCCCGCGAGCGAGAAGGTGAACGGCTCGAACGGCTCGGCGAGCATCTTGTCGAGGTACTCTCTCGGCGCGACGCCGGTGCTGACGTGCGGATTGAAGTTCGCGCCGGACATCTTCGGGACATACGTCGACACGTATTGGACCATGGCCGCGTCGGTGGCGGGATCGTCGTGCGGGGCGGTGAACGCGCCGATGGGTCCGGTTTGCACCATGAACGGCTTCGCGGCGGAAATGATGTCCGCCTGCAGCTTGAGGAGTTCTGGCGTCGGCTTCGCGCAGATGCCGGCGACGCCCGTCGGGCCGGTTGGGGCGTAGTAGAATTTGAACGCCTCCAACTTCATCGCGCTCACATTGGCGGCGGCGAACACCTTGCCTTCCGCGGCGAATACCTTGTCCAAGTCCGCCGTGCGGACGAAGCACTGGAGCATCGTGATGTGCGGGGTGTGCGTCGCATCGAGAGCGAAGCCCTTCGGGTAGACCTCGAGCAGACGAGCGTTGTTCGCAGCGGCATGTCGAAGCATCGTGGCGTCGGGTTCCAGCAGGATGTCGATGGCCGTGACCGGCTCTTGCTTCGCGGAGGGTGCCGCCTGCTGCGCATGAGCCTGTCCCACCCGCATCGCCAGGGCACACACCATCGCTCCGCGAAGCAGGACGCGTCTCAGACCGTTCCGCGTCGGTGTCATGCCTCTTCTCTTTCAGCCGTTCCGGAGTCTGGCCCTATTCGACGATCCTCACTTGACGACGTCGCCGAGCGAGAGCAGCTCCGCTCGGTTGTTGACGCTCGTGACTTCGAGCGGAGCGAGCGCCGGGATGTTCTTCAGCTCGTCGTTGCCGAGAAAGGGGCGGCATTGGAACAGCCAGAGCTTGCCCGCCTTGAAGCCGAACTCGATGTCCCATGGGCGCGGCTTCCCGGCCGGGTCCTTCACCGGCGCAAGCTCGGCGGTGATCTTCTGACCGGCGCCCACGATCTGCTTGAGCTCGTCGGGCTCGAGGACGAACTCCTTGCCGCTCGACGGAACGATGGTGCTCCCGCCCGTCGGCAGGAGCTGGTTCTTCCACGGGGACTTGAACATGGTCACCAGCTCGACCCCCTCGGGCGACCAGAGCAGCGTCTCGGCCGACGTCCCGTCGACCGCACCGCTCGGCCCTTCGGACGTCGCCACCGTCATCTCCTTCTGGTCCCCGGTGTTGACGTCGGCCGTGACCAGTACGCCAGACTTGTCGTTCGCCACGGACTCGAGGATCACGACCGACGAGAGCACCCAGATCGGGTCGTCGATGAGGGTCTGGCGCCACGAGAAGGACCGGAACTCGAACGGCGACGCCCAGACCTCGCGCAGGCCGGAGTAGATGTCGGCGAGCGACTTGCGGTTGAACACGGTCAGGTTGAGGCCCGCACCGTTGAAGTTGTCCAGGTCCTCGACGTTGGTGTCGCTGCGCACGTAGCAGCCGACGCTCTGGGTCTTGTCGCCGGGCAGCAGGAGACCGTCGCGGTCGAGCCCGTCGCGGATCGCGCGCTCGAGGTCGGGCGACAGCGGCGTCTGACGGATCGAGTTCCGGATGACGTCGAGGCGCGGCATGATCCAGGCCGACAGGTCCTGCTCGTTCTTCCCCGCCGGAATCATCACCTCGAAGAACTCGTGGTACGTGCGTTGGACGAAGTCCTCGAGACGCTCGCCCGGCTTCGTGAGGCCGAGTGACTTGAGCTTGTCGGGCGCGATCGCCAGGGCCCGCTGGTAGTGATCGTGGTAGGCGCCGAACGGGACGACGATCCCGCGCGCGACATGATCGGGGAAGAGGTGCTTCAGCTCGCCCAGGTAGGCCGCCTTCGGCCCGCAGAACCGTCCCGAGTCACTGCGCCGGACCTCCGTCAGGTCGATCGGCATGTTCTTGGTGAGGTCGACCTTCGTGCGGTCGATGTGCAGACGCGGTCCGCCCCCCGCGAGGCTGCCGTCGGCGGCGCGGTGCTGGTTGCGCGTGAAGTCGTCGTAGACCGCGTGGTCCTGCGGCGTCATCGTGGCGGCGTCCTTGAGGATCACCCGCCCGCCGGGTGTCACGATGAAGAACACCTGCTGGCCGTCGTGCGGCTTGATCTTCTGGTAGACGCTCGGGCCCACGACGACGTTGGGAATGCCCAGCGCCCGCGCCAGGAGCTGGACGTGCGAGAGGACGTTGCCCTCCCCCTGGGTGAGGATGCCAGCCGCGGGATCGAGGTCGGCGGGCGTCTGCGGCAGGGCGACGATCTGGTCGCGGCTGAAGGAGTCGGCCTTCGGCGCGACCCGCAGGCGGCCGAGCGCGAGCCCCGGATTGAGCGCGCGTACGTCGCTCTCCACCTCCGTGCCGAAGATGTCGTGCCTGGTCCGCGCGCCCCCTTCGACGTAGTCGGTCAGCCGGGTCACGACCTGTCCGTAGAGGAGCAGCGGCGAGCCGCGCAGGATGTCGTCGCGGATGCCGGCGACCTGCGGCATGAGCAGCGTCCAGGGCGACCACACCTCGGCGAACGCGAGCGTCGCATTGCCCTGCGCCCATTCGACGACCCGCTCCGCCTCCTGGAGCTTGCGCTGGAAGTCGGCGCGGGTCGGCTTCGGCGTCGACGTGAGCTCGCGCAGCACGTCGCCGGCCGCGGCGCGCTCGCGCGCCGTGAGGAGGCCGGCACCGTAGGTGGCGTCGGTGAGGGCGCTCATGAGCTGGAGGTACTGGGCCACGGTGAGACCCGTCTTGTCGTCGAGCAGCGCGCTGCCGCGCCGCTGGATGGCCGCGGCAGCCGTGATGTCGAGGTCGACGAGGCGCCGCGCGTCGGCGGGGCCGACCGTGCGGGCGGCGACGGCCTGACGTGCGAGGCTCATGATCTGCGCCAAGGACGAGACCGCGTCGACCGCGGGGGTCTTCGGCGTCGGGACGACAGCGCCGAGCTTCGCCCGCACGGTCGCGTCCTGCAGCTCGCCCACCTGGCGCACGAGCGCGCTCTCGTCGGCCGAGGTGAGCTTGGTGATCTCGGCGATCATCTCGTCGACCTGGGCGCGCGTCG contains these protein-coding regions:
- a CDS encoding PEP/pyruvate-binding domain-containing protein — encoded protein: AKNGVYIANVFSRDLYLWDTFPDHNDLVRGYVLEQYFVATNPTHKFAELRAFGGLSGTEYETGASAQFFERYLTAPEFNDSRDFLLAYELQKRFFLHADLGQIEKIRAIAVRVQAADPRFKPLRDAVHNQMSARLIPDLAAYRDKLPPGPTRAQVDEMIAEITKLTSADESALVRQVGELQDATVRAKLGAVVPTPKTPAVDAVSSLAQIMSLARQAVAARTVGPADARRLVDLDITAAAAIQRRGSALLDDKTGLTVAQYLQLMSALTDATYGAGLLTARERAAAGDVLRELTSTPKPTRADFQRKLQEAERVVEWAQGNATLAFAEVWSPWTLLMPQVAGIRDDILRGSPLLLYGQVVTRLTDYVEGGARTRHDIFGTEVESDVRALNPGLALGRLRVAPKADSFSRDQIVALPQTPADLDPAAGILTQGEGNVLSHVQLLARALGIPNVVVGPSVYQKIKPHDGQQVFFIVTPGGRVILKDAATMTPQDHAVYDDFTRNQHRAADGSLAGGGPRLHIDRTKVDLTKNMPIDLTEVRRSDSGRFCGPKAAYLGELKHLFPDHVARGIVVPFGAYHDHYQRALAIAPDKLKSLGLTKPGERLEDFVQRTYHEFFEVMIPAGKNEQDLSAWIMPRLDVIRNSIRQTPLSPDLERAIRDGLDRDGLLLPGDKTQSVGCYVRSDTNVEDLDNFNGAGLNLTVFNRKSLADIYSGLREVWASPFEFRSFSWRQTLIDDPIWVLSSVVILESVANDKSGVLVTADVNTGDQKEMTVATSEGPSGAVDGTSAETLLWSPEGVELVTMFKSPWKNQLLPTGGSTIVPSSGKEFVLEPDELKQIVGAGQKITAELAPVKDPAGKPRPWDIEFGFKAGKLWLFQCRPFLGNDELKNIPALAPLEVTSVNNRAELLSLGDVVK